A stretch of the Sphingobacterium thalpophilum genome encodes the following:
- the drmB gene encoding DUF1998 domain-containing protein — protein sequence MPNDKIKHGRSKHISNYGGVGSLIETTDNSIIIETFDEWGYSELNEKLAHYIVKDDRLLQRLKNRFPNLKHLVAIPTDRDSFLHNVRPKASYFPKWFYCTRCNRFANYSEWKKRWTASGKKTDFFNPPKCSNKDCKENHLEQIRFVMTCSNGHIHDLPWEFWNNRLSSDISQQNDEENENATEKPNGPQLDFTQTCCDNQDLIYKISRENTELSGIWIECKNCKKRANLRGVFNFEQPCPGKKYWLKPDNGKFHEEECKANTSVKLKTSNSVYYANSLGSLYIPELQNPLSTEIRIDIDNMVESGDFTNELIVQLVSIQKKIDKELIQQYLETGDIKYIPDNIYRETEYKYFLEKKQPDNKQIKFHVIDCNAHINGFSKLIKIDKLKKTTVQTSFTRNEPIDVDSILQNSTDYEYTVQRQSVSKNNFETRTLPALESYGEGILFVLDEHKLKQWERQLEVIERTEKIKSNAENVDWKSHQIIAKSLTPRKVLIHTLSHLIMRELEYVCGYPTSSLSERLYVSETMHGFLISAFDGTDGYLGGLSNLCNDLKNLNNIINSAIFRATDCSSDPICIESEGQGVGQLNLSACHSCTLTPETTCELSNLYLDRKLVVSNDYGFFNNLVS from the coding sequence ATGCCGAACGATAAAATAAAACACGGAAGAAGCAAACATATTTCAAATTATGGCGGTGTAGGTTCATTGATTGAAACAACGGATAATTCTATCATCATAGAAACCTTTGATGAATGGGGGTACAGCGAACTGAACGAAAAGTTGGCTCATTACATTGTTAAAGACGACCGTTTATTACAACGCTTAAAAAATCGTTTTCCGAATTTGAAACATTTGGTTGCAATTCCAACCGATAGAGATTCGTTTTTGCATAACGTAAGACCAAAAGCAAGTTATTTTCCGAAATGGTTTTATTGCACACGTTGCAACCGTTTTGCAAATTATAGTGAATGGAAAAAACGGTGGACGGCTTCAGGAAAAAAGACTGACTTTTTCAATCCACCCAAATGCAGTAATAAGGATTGCAAGGAAAATCATTTGGAACAAATTCGTTTTGTAATGACCTGTAGTAACGGACATATTCACGATTTGCCGTGGGAATTTTGGAACAATCGTTTGTCAAGTGACATAAGCCAACAAAACGATGAAGAAAACGAAAATGCAACCGAAAAGCCAAATGGACCTCAATTAGACTTTACACAAACGTGCTGTGACAATCAAGACTTAATTTATAAAATTAGTCGTGAGAATACGGAACTCTCGGGTATTTGGATTGAATGTAAAAACTGTAAGAAGAGAGCAAATTTAAGAGGTGTTTTCAATTTTGAGCAACCTTGTCCTGGTAAGAAGTATTGGTTAAAACCCGATAACGGTAAGTTTCACGAAGAAGAATGTAAAGCAAACACGAGCGTGAAACTCAAAACAAGTAATAGCGTTTATTATGCCAATTCATTGGGTAGTTTATACATTCCAGAATTACAAAATCCGCTTTCTACGGAAATCAGAATTGACATTGACAACATGGTTGAAAGTGGGGATTTTACAAATGAGTTGATTGTTCAATTGGTAAGTATTCAGAAAAAAATTGACAAGGAACTAATTCAACAGTATTTGGAAACAGGCGACATCAAATACATTCCTGATAATATTTATAGGGAAACGGAATACAAGTATTTTTTAGAAAAAAAGCAACCTGATAACAAGCAAATCAAATTTCATGTAATTGACTGTAATGCACACATCAATGGTTTTTCCAAGCTCATAAAAATTGATAAACTCAAAAAGACGACTGTTCAAACTTCGTTTACTCGAAACGAACCGATTGATGTAGATTCAATTTTACAAAATTCAACAGATTACGAATACACGGTACAACGGCAATCTGTTTCTAAAAACAATTTTGAAACAAGAACTTTACCAGCATTAGAAAGTTATGGTGAAGGGATCTTATTTGTTTTAGACGAACATAAATTAAAACAATGGGAACGACAACTAGAAGTAATTGAGCGAACTGAAAAGATAAAATCAAATGCGGAAAATGTAGATTGGAAATCGCACCAAATCATTGCAAAATCGTTAACGCCAAGAAAAGTGTTGATACATACATTATCACATTTAATAATGCGTGAATTGGAATATGTGTGTGGCTATCCTACATCTTCTTTGTCGGAAAGGTTGTATGTTAGTGAAACAATGCATGGCTTTTTAATCTCCGCTTTTGATGGGACGGACGGTTATTTAGGCGGACTTTCAAATTTGTGCAACGATTTAAAAAATCTAAATAACATTATTAATAGTGCCATTTTCAGAGCAACTGATTGTTCTTCTGACCCGATCTGTATAGAATCCGAAGGACAAGGTGTAGGGCAATTGAACCTTTCAGCTTGTCATTCTTGTACACTGACACCCGAAACAACTTGTGAACTATCTAATCTATACCTTGACAGGAAATTAGTTGTAAGCAATGATTACGGGTTTTTCAATAATTTAGTTTCATAG
- a CDS encoding nucleoid-associated protein, translated as MKLNRLIIHELIKESGKTEVDYTPSESLLLVNDGLTKMIENIHESFEKSITSYHRFKTNTQSEPIYINAHKYINKDKTDKRFLSWSKTGMRKLEDLVENIPFATGGFYVFSDYELKGINFLSIVIVRNKDAFNISWDEEHKIYSVDTTQNINIEQMAMGFRLNVNSYVAKTDRNYIAIISKRTEDASQYFKDWVCVDDGTSSKINTNNLIQIIKEIGEPDTFDGDEDDFLKHIHDTIWSEQRANKGYINVDRLSDLFYQDPSYLRTYAEESYGTELDSDFKVNTSSLKKLIRYKASVKGISVSLDVEHFQNETVELKDGCVIIKNRSIYNQLWQQRNEEN; from the coding sequence ATGAAGCTTAATAGATTAATTATACATGAACTTATAAAGGAATCTGGAAAAACAGAAGTAGACTACACGCCGTCTGAATCTCTTTTATTGGTCAACGATGGATTAACTAAAATGATTGAGAATATTCATGAGTCATTTGAGAAGTCAATTACGAGTTACCATCGATTTAAAACTAATACTCAATCTGAACCTATTTATATAAATGCTCATAAATATATAAATAAAGATAAAACTGATAAAAGATTTCTTTCATGGAGTAAAACCGGAATGAGAAAATTAGAAGATCTTGTAGAGAATATACCTTTTGCAACAGGTGGTTTTTATGTTTTTTCGGATTATGAGCTGAAAGGAATAAATTTCTTATCGATTGTTATTGTGAGAAATAAAGATGCATTTAATATTTCTTGGGATGAAGAACATAAAATATATAGCGTAGATACTACACAAAATATAAATATCGAGCAAATGGCGATGGGATTCCGATTAAATGTAAATTCTTATGTTGCAAAGACAGATCGAAATTATATAGCAATAATAAGCAAAAGAACGGAAGATGCATCCCAGTATTTTAAGGATTGGGTTTGTGTAGATGATGGAACTAGTAGCAAAATTAACACAAATAATCTAATACAGATTATAAAAGAAATCGGTGAACCCGATACTTTTGATGGAGATGAGGATGATTTTTTAAAACATATTCATGATACTATTTGGAGTGAACAAAGAGCCAATAAAGGTTATATTAATGTCGATAGATTAAGTGATTTGTTTTATCAGGATCCATCATATTTAAGAACGTATGCGGAAGAAAGCTATGGTACTGAGTTAGATTCAGATTTTAAAGTTAATACAAGTTCTCTAAAAAAGCTTATACGGTATAAGGCGTCAGTAAAGGGTATAAGTGTAAGCCTAGACGTAGAGCACTTTCAAAACGAAACTGTAGAATTGAAAGATGGCTGTGTTATAATTAAAAACAGGTCAATTTATAACCAATTGTGGCAACAACGAAATGAAGAAAATTGA